One stretch of Nitrospiraceae bacterium DNA includes these proteins:
- a CDS encoding diguanylate cyclase, whose product MAKAKILLVEDSNTQGAFVKDYLEKTGYEVLWVQNGKSALKAVTTEKIDIVLLDVILPDISGNEVCRWMKSNEKSCSIPIIMLTVKGAVTDKIAGFQAGADDYLPKPYSEIELNARIYTCLRTKTLQDELRKKNVELEDKNFQLEAVNNKLNLLSTTDMLTGAYNRRKFEEVLKLEFAKVQRYNKPLACMMLDIDHFKKINDTFGHHSGDAVLKETYEIIKSSAREIDTVARWGGEEFIMLLPDTKKEDAMSPANRILKGMSSHLFPDIPHEHVTISIGVAGIPDPNIKMTDEEKIVLAADFAMYAAKKKGRNRIEMA is encoded by the coding sequence ATGGCAAAAGCTAAAATTCTTCTTGTAGAAGACAGCAATACCCAAGGGGCATTTGTAAAAGACTATCTGGAAAAAACAGGTTACGAGGTTCTCTGGGTTCAAAATGGCAAATCCGCGCTAAAGGCAGTAACAACTGAAAAAATTGACATTGTTCTTCTTGATGTAATCCTTCCTGACATCAGCGGAAACGAGGTCTGCCGATGGATGAAAAGCAATGAAAAAAGCTGTAGCATTCCAATAATAATGCTCACTGTTAAAGGCGCTGTAACTGACAAAATAGCAGGGTTTCAGGCAGGCGCTGACGATTATCTTCCAAAGCCGTACAGTGAGATTGAATTAAATGCAAGAATATACACATGTTTAAGGACTAAAACACTTCAGGACGAATTAAGGAAAAAGAATGTGGAACTCGAAGATAAAAATTTTCAGCTTGAAGCAGTAAATAACAAACTCAATTTGCTGTCTACAACAGACATGCTCACAGGCGCATACAACAGAAGAAAGTTCGAGGAAGTCCTTAAGCTGGAATTTGCTAAGGTGCAAAGATATAACAAGCCTCTGGCATGCATGATGTTAGATATCGATCATTTCAAGAAGATAAATGACACATTCGGACATCATTCAGGAGATGCCGTTCTCAAGGAAACATATGAGATTATAAAATCTTCAGCGAGAGAAATCGATACTGTTGCAAGATGGGGAGGCGAGGAATTTATAATGCTGCTTCCAGATACAAAAAAGGAAGATGCAATGTCCCCTGCCAACAGGATATTAAAAGGGATGAGCAGCCATTTATTCCCTGATATCCCGCATGAACATGTGACTATCAGCATCGGAGTTGCAGGCATCCCAGATCCTAATATAAAAATGACCGATGAGGAAAAGATTGTTCTTGCAGCAGATTTTGCGATGTACGCTGCAAAAAAGAAAGGCCGCAACAGAATAGAGATGGCGTAA
- a CDS encoding branched-chain amino acid ABC transporter substrate-binding protein has protein sequence MKKLIFNSIILLTIIFIFFACQKKEDSIKIGVAGPMTGDQAKMGTDFKNGIELAVKEWNEKGGIFGKKIVIIVQDDQHDPKQAVSVANKLVNEEVAGVIGHFNSNCSIPASDIYNRAGIPMISPGSTNPKLTEKGYINVFRVCGRDDQQGKVGAEFTLKKLNIKKAAVIHDKTTYGQGLADEFKKSIGNKIEIVYYGGIVQGDKDFKSILTTIKSRNPELIFFGGIYVEAGLLVRQAKELGIKAPFMSGDGTIDPKFIEIAGVSAAEGTYLTFSPDARKIPSAKKFVDDYEKKYGPIGPYSIYAYDAANILLNAIKETGTTEKKKVIEKLRSMNFSGALGKIKFDSKGDVTESPFVVWITKNGKFEELWKP, from the coding sequence ATGAAAAAATTAATCTTCAATTCAATCATATTATTGACCATCATCTTTATTTTTTTTGCATGCCAGAAAAAAGAGGATTCAATAAAGATCGGCGTTGCCGGCCCCATGACAGGAGATCAGGCGAAAATGGGAACTGATTTCAAAAACGGAATTGAGCTTGCAGTAAAAGAATGGAATGAAAAAGGCGGAATATTTGGAAAGAAAATCGTGATAATTGTACAGGATGACCAGCATGACCCCAAACAGGCAGTTTCAGTCGCAAACAAACTGGTGAATGAGGAAGTTGCGGGGGTAATAGGGCATTTTAATTCAAACTGTTCAATTCCAGCATCAGATATTTATAACCGAGCAGGGATTCCGATGATATCTCCCGGCTCTACGAATCCAAAGCTGACAGAAAAAGGATATATAAATGTTTTCAGGGTATGCGGCAGAGATGACCAACAGGGAAAAGTTGGAGCAGAGTTCACGCTTAAAAAATTAAATATCAAAAAAGCCGCTGTGATACATGACAAAACAACATACGGGCAGGGACTGGCAGACGAATTCAAAAAATCAATCGGCAATAAAATAGAGATTGTATATTACGGAGGGATCGTTCAGGGAGACAAAGATTTCAAGAGTATTTTAACTACTATAAAAAGCAGGAATCCAGAACTTATATTTTTTGGCGGGATATATGTTGAAGCAGGTCTTCTTGTAAGACAGGCAAAAGAACTCGGCATAAAAGCGCCTTTTATGAGCGGAGACGGAACAATAGACCCAAAATTTATAGAAATAGCAGGGGTATCAGCAGCCGAAGGCACATATCTCACATTCAGCCCCGATGCGAGAAAAATCCCATCAGCAAAAAAATTCGTCGACGACTATGAAAAAAAATATGGACCCATCGGACCTTATTCAATCTATGCATATGACGCGGCAAATATATTATTGAACGCTATAAAAGAGACAGGCACAACAGAAAAAAAGAAAGTGATAGAAAAACTTCGCTCAATGAATTTCAGCGGCGCGTTGGGAAAGATTAAATTCGACTCGAAAGGCGACGTTACCGAATCTCCTTTTGTTGTTTGGATCACAAAAAACGGCAAATTCGAAGAACTCTGGAAACCGTAA
- a CDS encoding APC family permease → MSIKSFLIGSPIETINESHERLSKKMGLAVFSSDPLSSVAYGTEEIMFALIAGGTALLSYTLPIAIAIVVLVAIVATSYFQTVHAYSSGGGAYIVAKDNLGNLPGLIAGSALLIDYVLTVTVSVAAGIAAITSAFPVTREYTVSMCIASILFITIINLRGVRESGKVFSLPVYIFIGSLLALIVVSLTKSIHLPRIQYKEVTETAAGIFPIFIILKAFASGCATLTGIEAISNGVRAFKAPEAKNAGITLVWMASILAILTIGIAYFANYYGIIPNPNETVISQLAKTVFSNGVVYYTIQFATMLVLILAANTSFADFPRLSSIMANDRFLPRQLSNRGDKLVFSNGILILSLLSALLIILFKGDTHSLIPLYAVGVFTAFTLSQIGMVRHWLRGKMKGWLKSTIINAIGGMTTGIVLIIIAVEKFTHGAWIVLIAIPVLVMLTQKIHRHYLSVAEQLSVEKCITGEKAYKHHSVIIPISGMQQAVLNAVKYAKALSDDVVAIYVCLNEMETARIKQKWDRYCTGVNLIILESPYRSIKQPLIEYIDEVNGRYPDGVITVVLPEFVPLKWWHHLLHNQTALFIKGLLLLKKGVVSTSVPFHLKE, encoded by the coding sequence ATGTCTATAAAGAGTTTTCTCATCGGGAGTCCTATTGAGACAATCAATGAAAGCCATGAGAGGCTGTCAAAAAAAATGGGTCTAGCAGTATTTTCTTCTGACCCTCTTTCATCTGTGGCCTACGGAACAGAAGAAATTATGTTTGCTCTAATTGCTGGAGGAACAGCACTTCTCAGTTACACGCTGCCAATTGCCATAGCAATCGTAGTTCTTGTTGCGATTGTAGCCACCTCATATTTCCAGACCGTTCACGCATATTCTTCTGGCGGAGGAGCATATATAGTCGCAAAAGACAATTTAGGTAATCTCCCAGGTCTTATTGCAGGGTCTGCTTTGCTTATCGATTATGTGCTAACAGTAACAGTCAGTGTGGCAGCAGGAATAGCAGCGATTACCTCAGCATTCCCTGTGACTCGTGAATATACTGTCTCTATGTGCATTGCTTCCATTTTGTTCATTACAATAATAAATCTGAGAGGAGTGAGAGAATCAGGAAAAGTTTTTTCGCTTCCTGTATATATTTTCATAGGCAGCTTGCTTGCTCTTATTGTTGTAAGTCTTACAAAATCCATTCATTTACCACGTATTCAATATAAAGAGGTTACTGAGACTGCTGCAGGCATATTCCCTATTTTTATAATACTGAAGGCATTTGCTTCAGGGTGCGCTACTCTAACAGGAATAGAAGCCATATCAAATGGAGTTCGCGCGTTCAAAGCGCCTGAGGCCAAAAATGCGGGTATCACGCTTGTCTGGATGGCATCCATACTTGCAATTCTAACGATAGGCATAGCCTATTTCGCAAATTATTACGGTATCATTCCTAATCCGAATGAGACTGTCATATCTCAACTTGCAAAAACAGTATTTTCAAATGGGGTTGTATATTACACTATTCAGTTTGCCACGATGCTTGTCCTTATCCTTGCTGCAAACACTTCGTTTGCTGATTTTCCAAGGCTTTCCTCAATAATGGCAAATGACCGATTTCTCCCGAGACAGTTATCTAACAGGGGCGACAAGCTAGTCTTTTCAAACGGCATACTGATCCTCAGTCTTCTTTCAGCGCTTCTGATAATCCTTTTTAAGGGCGATACGCACTCATTAATACCTCTTTATGCTGTGGGTGTTTTTACAGCCTTTACCTTATCGCAGATTGGCATGGTCAGACACTGGCTAAGGGGAAAAATGAAGGGCTGGCTCAAAAGCACAATTATCAACGCTATAGGTGGCATGACAACAGGAATAGTTCTTATTATAATCGCAGTTGAAAAGTTCACACATGGAGCATGGATAGTGCTTATCGCCATTCCTGTGCTTGTTATGTTGACACAAAAAATTCACCGCCATTATCTTTCTGTTGCAGAACAGCTTTCTGTTGAAAAATGTATAACTGGAGAAAAAGCATACAAACACCATTCAGTTATCATTCCGATATCAGGCATGCAACAGGCAGTCCTAAATGCTGTAAAGTATGCAAAGGCATTATCCGATGATGTTGTTGCTATTTATGTTTGCCTGAATGAAATGGAAACCGCAAGAATAAAACAAAAATGGGACAGATATTGCACAGGAGTCAATCTTATCATACTCGAATCTCCATATCGCTCCATTAAACAGCCGCTGATAGAGTATATAGATGAGGTTAATGGCAGATATCCAGACGGAGTTATAACTGTTGTGCTTCCTGAATTCGTACCTTTAAAATGGTGGCATCACCTTTTGCACAATCAGACAGCGCTGTTTATAAAGGGACTTTTGCTGCTCAAAAAAGGAGTTGTCTCCACAAGTGTTCCTTTTCATCTGAAGGAATAA
- the thiE gene encoding thiamine phosphate synthase: MYLGGLYLITDRKLSDLATKEIVSIALKSGIKCIQYREKEKSRRDIYNEALELRKFTEKFDVKLIINDHVDIASAVNADGVHLGQDDFPIKEARNILGKKKIIGISTHNIHQALKAEEYGADYIGFGPIFRTFTKEAGAPKGTESLREVKKLVRIPVIAIGGINLDNLMSVLDAGADAVAVASAILHGDITENIKSFLNLLYKK; the protein is encoded by the coding sequence ATGTATCTCGGCGGCTTATATCTCATAACTGACAGAAAATTATCCGATCTCGCCACAAAAGAAATTGTCTCTATTGCATTAAAGTCAGGAATAAAATGCATTCAATACAGGGAAAAAGAAAAAAGCAGACGAGATATCTATAATGAAGCTCTAGAACTCAGAAAATTCACTGAAAAGTTCGACGTAAAACTTATAATAAATGACCATGTTGACATTGCATCTGCAGTAAATGCCGACGGAGTCCATCTTGGGCAAGACGACTTCCCTATAAAAGAGGCACGGAATATCCTCGGCAAAAAAAAAATAATAGGGATATCCACTCATAATATTCATCAAGCACTGAAAGCTGAAGAATATGGTGCAGATTATATTGGATTCGGGCCGATATTCCGCACATTCACCAAAGAAGCAGGCGCCCCAAAAGGAACCGAATCGCTGAGAGAAGTTAAAAAACTTGTAAGAATACCTGTTATTGCAATAGGCGGAATAAATCTCGATAACTTAATGTCCGTTCTTGATGCAGGCGCCGATGCTGTTGCAGTTGCATCTGCAATCCTGCACGGTGACATAACTGAAAACATTAAATCCTTTCTTAATCTACTTTACAAAAAATAA
- the panB gene encoding 3-methyl-2-oxobutanoate hydroxymethyltransferase has translation MQKVTIQDFLKKKAEKKKITMLTAYDFPFAQIVDEAGIDAILVGDSLGMVVQGFENTLPVTMDEMIYHTKMVSRAVNNAMVIGDMPFMSYQASIEDAVRNAGRFIKEGGASAIKIEGGAEVADKIKAMTKSDIPVMAHIGLTPQSIHKFGGYKVQGKTEKTQKKLIEEAHIIEDAGAFSLVMEAIPMDLAKKMTDELSIPTIGIGGGPYCDGQVLVIHDVLGLFERFTPKFVKRYADLKTEALNAVKAYKEEVEKGIFPSDAQSFK, from the coding sequence ATGCAAAAGGTTACTATCCAGGATTTTTTGAAAAAAAAAGCTGAAAAAAAGAAGATTACCATGCTCACTGCATATGACTTTCCATTTGCACAGATTGTTGATGAAGCAGGGATTGATGCAATACTTGTTGGAGATTCCCTGGGGATGGTTGTTCAGGGATTTGAAAATACACTCCCAGTCACAATGGACGAGATGATATATCACACCAAGATGGTTTCGCGAGCTGTAAATAATGCAATGGTAATTGGTGATATGCCTTTTATGTCATATCAGGCAAGTATCGAAGATGCTGTAAGAAATGCGGGAAGATTTATAAAAGAAGGCGGAGCATCTGCAATCAAAATCGAGGGCGGAGCTGAGGTTGCAGACAAAATCAAGGCAATGACCAAATCAGACATCCCTGTTATGGCTCATATAGGACTGACACCGCAATCAATACATAAATTTGGAGGATATAAAGTCCAGGGCAAGACCGAAAAAACCCAGAAAAAACTTATAGAAGAGGCGCATATTATTGAAGATGCAGGCGCTTTCTCCCTCGTGATGGAAGCAATTCCAATGGATCTAGCAAAGAAAATGACTGATGAGCTTTCCATCCCTACTATTGGAATAGGCGGAGGGCCGTATTGCGATGGACAGGTTTTAGTGATCCATGATGTATTAGGACTCTTTGAAAGATTCACACCTAAGTTCGTCAAACGCTATGCTGACCTGAAAACAGAGGCGCTTAATGCTGTAAAGGCTTACAAGGAAGAGGTAGAAAAAGGCATATTCCCTTCGGATGCCCAGAGTTTCAAATAA
- the lpxI gene encoding UDP-2,3-diacylglucosamine diphosphatase LpxI (LpxI, functionally equivalent to LpxH, replaces it in LPS biosynthesis in a minority of bacteria.), translating to MKTLGLIAGMGELPKLIASEGRAKGYKILIIALEPVADNDLEEYSDEIKRISVGKLNEIIETLKKHKVKEAVMAGKVPKSLLYKSRIIPDLRAVKLIFSLKDRKDDSILLAVAKELEEEGIKLLKTTDFSAGLMTPEGLLTKGKLKEDEKKDVEFGWIIAKEISGLDIGQTVVVKDKAVMAIEAIEGTDEAILRGGTLAHQGAVVVKVSKPKQDMRFDVPVVGMDTLKSMIKVKARVLAVEAGKSILVHREKMVKEADKAGIAIVGYKE from the coding sequence ATGAAAACACTCGGATTGATTGCAGGCATGGGCGAACTCCCCAAACTTATAGCATCAGAGGGAAGGGCAAAGGGTTACAAGATTTTAATAATTGCGCTTGAGCCTGTTGCAGATAATGATCTTGAAGAATACAGCGATGAAATAAAGCGTATAAGTGTCGGTAAGCTTAACGAAATAATAGAAACGCTTAAAAAACACAAAGTAAAAGAGGCTGTTATGGCAGGAAAGGTCCCGAAATCTCTTCTCTATAAAAGCCGGATAATTCCTGACCTAAGAGCAGTGAAACTTATTTTTTCCCTCAAGGATAGAAAAGACGATTCAATACTCCTTGCTGTTGCAAAGGAACTGGAAGAAGAGGGCATCAAGCTTCTTAAAACAACTGATTTCAGCGCAGGACTCATGACGCCTGAAGGGCTTTTAACAAAAGGAAAGCTTAAAGAGGATGAGAAGAAAGATGTTGAATTTGGATGGATTATAGCAAAGGAGATTAGTGGTCTTGATATTGGACAGACTGTCGTTGTGAAGGATAAGGCTGTCATGGCGATAGAAGCAATAGAAGGCACTGACGAGGCAATTTTAAGAGGCGGGACTCTTGCTCATCAAGGAGCTGTGGTAGTAAAAGTAAGCAAGCCAAAACAGGATATGAGGTTTGATGTGCCTGTTGTTGGAATGGATACATTGAAATCCATGATCAAAGTTAAAGCCCGTGTGCTTGCTGTGGAAGCAGGCAAAAGCATTCTTGTCCATCGAGAAAAAATGGTTAAGGAAGCTGATAAAGCCGGGATCGCGATCGTAGGGTATAAGGAATAA